From the genome of Vitis riparia cultivar Riparia Gloire de Montpellier isolate 1030 chromosome 2, EGFV_Vit.rip_1.0, whole genome shotgun sequence:
AATCCAAGTCCATTTGATTATAATCCTATCAATAGATCCCATTTAGTTAGCTAGCTAGCCTTCATATATACATTTGATTTGAGTTTTCTTAAGTAAGTTTATCATTGACCAACTAATAGTTCTTACTTTTGAGTTTATATGGCATGGATCCATGTAGATTTGGATGTTGAAAGCTTCATCTCTTCCAAGTTTGATTGGTTTATGTTGAGCTACCTATTTGATCTAGAAGGCATGGAGTGTGAATAAACAGACGAGGGAATGAATTAGTATGAAAAACTTGAAATTGGGACATCTAGTTGATCAGAGTAACATGCAAAGCTATTAATTTAatctaaaagcttaaactattAGGCAACGGAAGACTAACAGTTTagtatcttttatatatatatagtttccTTTGAAGTTTCCGATTTTCCATCTTTTCAGTATGATTTCATGAATTGTTTCTATTAGCTCCAATTTATGAATGAACCCCTTGTTATATATGGCCTTTCCTAActgaaaattatttcttatatgcTGTATGGCAGGTGTTTCTTCTATGTTTATTAGCTGGCTGCAGCATCTGTTGGTTCAACACGGTGTGCTTTGTTCTTTGTACTCAGAATTTCCCTGCAAATCGCCCTCTTGCAATCTCTCTCACCGTCAGCTTCAATGGCGTAAGCGCAGCACTATATGCCCTTGCTGCCGATGCCATTAACCCTTCTTCAGATTCACTGTATCTTCTTCTGAATGCCGTAATTCCTCTTCTCACTTCCATTGTTGCCCTTCCCCCAATCCTCCGCCAACCCTCTTTAGACCCTCTTCCTCCTGATGCCATTCGCCGCGACTCCCTTATATTCCTCATACTGAATTTCTTGGCTGTCCTCACAGGCGTCTATCTCCTTCTCATTAGCTCAATTTCATCCAATGCAACAACATCTCGTCTCCTCTTTTCCGGGGCCATTTTTCTTCTTGTCCTCCCCATATGTATCCCTGGTGTTGTTTATGCTAAGAACTGGTTTCGGAGAACCGTCAATTCTAGCTTCCGCCTTGATGGCTCTGGCTTCATTCTTGTGGATGCTGATGATCTTGAGCTTCACAAAGAGCTCATCACACGATCAGGCAGTGGCTATGGGAATGGAATTTCTGATATTATCAAGAGCAATGGATCTACTCATGAAATTGTTCGATACAACAGCGTAGAACGTGAAAGTTGTTGTGAGAAATTGATGGGAAAAGATCAGTTGGTAATGCTTGGAGAAGAACATCGAGCTCGTATGCTTGTTCGTAGGTTGGATTTCTGGCTATACTACATTGCTTACTTCTGCGGGGGAACGATAGGGCTGGTGTATAGTAACAACCTAGGGCAGATTGCACAGTCTCTTGGCAATAGCTCTGACACTTCAGCTCTAATCACTATCTATTCTGCCTTCTCCTACTTTGGTCGCTTGCTTTCTGCCGCTCCTGATTACATGCGTGCGTAAGTACTCTTTAACTTTAGTATTAGTGCGATATCCCACATTAGTTAgtagaaaaaaattcataatactaCATATTTATGAACTCCTATTAAATTTATATGcatgttttaaaatcatgacAGCTGTTGGACCTAAGTCAATATCTACACAATTTCACTATCTCCAATTTTCCTTCACTCGTTCCATGCAGGAAGGTCTACTTTGCAAGAACCGGGTGGCTTAGTATAGCGCTTCTGCCAACCCCAGTTGCCTTCTTCTTGCTTGCGGCATCAGGCAGCAGCGGCAGCATCTTGCACGCAAGCACCGCACTGGTAGGGCTAAGCTCAGGGTTCATATTTGCCGCGGCTGTTTCAATAACATCAGAGCTGTTTGGACCCAATAGCGTGGGAGTCAATCACAACATTCTCATCACCAACATACCAATAGGCTCGCTTGTGTATGGCATGCTTGCTGCAATAATCTATGATGCCAACATAGGCTCCAGCTTAAGAATGGTGACTGATACAGCAGTGTGTATGGGTACGAGATGTTATTTCTTGACGTTTGTCTTGTGGGGAAGCCTCTCAGTTATAGGGCTAGTGTGCAGTGTGCTTCTATTCTTGAGAACTAGACATGCATATGATCGGTTTGAACACAATCGGATTTCATCACAACTGTACTAATAGCTTAATTACTATAGAGGAAATGGTGATGGTTATTAATATTTCGGTTAAGATTCAATGAGTGGATTGTTGGAGGAGCAAATTAAGTACTTGTATAGAGATATCAATGTTTACAGGTGTGCGTTTGATATTATTTACAAGAAACGACAAAGGCTAATAATAAACAAGCCAATTTTCTATGGGCTTACGGTTATGAGATTTGTGAAGGAAGATGGGATCAACCTCTAAAATTATTCACATTGAACCTACTTTCAATTTGCATATATATGggcctcatcatcatcatctctctctctctctttccctctctctTTACACGTGAAATGAGCAAGAATCCACAGAATTGCTAGTCATGCACacttaaagcaaaaaaaaaaacatattaggcatacaaataatttttaccaTTGAACTATGAGTTCAAATCCTaatggatttaaattttttggaaaattggctACTTAATATGATATCATAGTTCTCGTtaccacctctctctctctctaaatatGAAATGACCAAGAATTCATAGAATTGCTAGTCATGCAAACTTAAAAGGAGAAAATCATACTACACTTTGTAATAGTTTTTATCGTTGGATTGTTACTTCAAATCCTGACAAATAGGGGTATAAATAAGGTCGGTTCTGTCGagtaaaaaatgaattgaattaatataatcgattttatatatgataaaaacttATCCAATcaaatttgaagttaaaaaaaacaaaaacaaatcaaactaaGCTTTTTAAGGTAGATTTGGTTTAGTTTTCATAGATAAGTTTTGATCAAACTTAATGATCTTTTTTAGTCCTCAACTCAGTTGTAGATTTGTATTCGTTTTGAGCTCAAAGCctattaatttgagtttatattagatcttaaatctaatttgtttttaaaactaattgaaactaacttgaatttgatgttaaaatatATGGAAtgtatttagaattaatttgacaataatataaaaataatgaattactttaatagaatataatataaaaaaacttatcaaatatcaagtaattatatataaattttaaaatgtcaatttagtttgatttttattggttaAGAGATAAGAAAACTGAATGGATAAggttggttttcaaaattttcaaattgaaccaatttttttattattaaaaattgaattaatatgatCGGTTTTGATTGGTTTGAATcgatttttcgatttttttaattttgcttaTACCCCTAATaacaaatttaagcttttacAAAAATTAGTTGCTTGATATAGTATCATAGTTTTGGTTACTTGAATTTAACGAAGAATGATCAAGTTATGCCTTCGATGGTGGGTATGGTAGACCACGAGTTATGGGGATCGCGGTTGTAGTCTATACCTAATGGGTTTGGTGGGGCACATGAGTGGGTATTTAGTAGAAGTCTTGCCTCGCATAGTGGGTATGGGATAGCATGGGATATTggaaagttgtttttaaaaaacaatttcattgaatttaaaatttaaaattatttgcttaaaaaataacttccaaattcaatacttaaaaatcaaagttttataAAGACTTCATAatagagagatttttttttttctttccatttttttttaatttcctatttCCTTTACCAGCTTTGAAGGAATGATCATGACTTCCTTGGTGGTTGTGAGGAAATGCATGCTTCAACAACCAAAGCTATTTGTTTTGCCAGCTTTGAAGGAATGATCATGACTTCCTCGGTGGTTGTGAGGAAATGCATGCTTCAACAACCAAAGCAGTGATCTACACCTATCCTTTTCTATGAACGTGCATGTTGGCAAATGTGGAGTCCGTGGAGACTAGTTGGTGCGGCCTAATCCTTGTTAGCTAGACACGTGAAGAGGAATCGTGCACGGGCCTAGGCGCTTGTACAGAATTATTCTATCATATATTCATTTTGGGCCCATTCTCTGTGTATTGAACGTACATGTGTTTAATTAGCATGGAAACATGCACCAGATATCGTGCATGAAGAGAAGCGGCTTTATACCGAATACCAGTTTGGGGTGAGTTCAAGCTGGCCAGAggtatatatgcatatatgaatagtaattttttttgcataaaaTAGTGAATACTAAATAGTAAAATTCACTTCGTTACTGTAGagcttttgactttttttttttttttaaaacttcacaTGCATATAAAGAATTCTCTTTTGGTGTAAGCATGAATGACGTAAAGCTAAAAGATGTTATTAGTAGGGAAtcttatttgcttcatctttcGATGTAGGTTGATTGATCATTTAAAGCTGAAAGATGTTAATGAAGGATATTTTCTTGTACAAGGCTGAAAAATGTTGTTGGAGAAACTTTCATAACCATCTATATTGCCTAGGAGATGGTGGGGGAAATCTTTAGATTTTGCTTCATCCTCCAAGTTTTCGTTTTCACCTTAAGAGGTTTCACCTTAAGAGAGGAGAGAACAGTTGTTCTTGAGGAACCTTTTGATACTCCTTGATTGTCTTGGTTGGAACAAGTTGAGTTTGAATCTATTGTTTCTTAAGAAGAAATTGTGACATGGAGTTTGAGATAGATGATTCTAAACGTATTTTTGAACTGTTTGGGCGAAGACATCATTTTTTAATGCATCCTACTAGTTGGTATTAAATATCCTTCTTAAAGAGGGAAAAGTGATGAGGCTTCTTTGATGATGGTATTAtctaaggataaaaatattggtaatgacggatatatcggtacttcgattttacgaatatatcagagatatatcgatgaatattttgatacaaaat
Proteins encoded in this window:
- the LOC117907192 gene encoding protein NUCLEAR FUSION DEFECTIVE 4-like — translated: MAGQSRKWMILVATIWIQAFTGTNFDFSAYSSELKTVLGVSQVQLNYLATASDLGKLFGWSSGLALMYMPLWVVMFMSAFMGFFAYGLQWLVIRSIITLPYFLVFLLCLLAGCSICWFNTVCFVLCTQNFPANRPLAISLTVSFNGVSAALYALAADAINPSSDSLYLLLNAVIPLLTSIVALPPILRQPSLDPLPPDAIRRDSLIFLILNFLAVLTGVYLLLISSISSNATTSRLLFSGAIFLLVLPICIPGVVYAKNWFRRTVNSSFRLDGSGFILVDADDLELHKELITRSGSGYGNGISDIIKSNGSTHEIVRYNSVERESCCEKLMGKDQLVMLGEEHRARMLVRRLDFWLYYIAYFCGGTIGLVYSNNLGQIAQSLGNSSDTSALITIYSAFSYFGRLLSAAPDYMRAKVYFARTGWLSIALLPTPVAFFLLAASGSSGSILHASTALVGLSSGFIFAAAVSITSELFGPNSVGVNHNILITNIPIGSLVYGMLAAIIYDANIGSSLRMVTDTAVCMGTRCYFLTFVLWGSLSVIGLVCSVLLFLRTRHAYDRFEHNRISSQLY